In one Bacillus thuringiensis genomic region, the following are encoded:
- a CDS encoding TIGR04197 family type VII secretion effector: MAIFQSNVLKAEQIATQMRSASDAIQNATGKSITHATRTTLTVNSKAQEANQQALELTRQFLAAFQQSIDNIQSVATEFERMDNELQKNF; encoded by the coding sequence ATAGCAATCTTTCAAAGTAATGTTCTAAAAGCTGAACAAATTGCTACTCAAATGAGATCAGCTTCTGACGCAATTCAAAATGCAACAGGTAAATCAATAACGCACGCAACACGTACAACTTTAACCGTTAATTCCAAAGCACAGGAAGCAAACCAACAAGCCTTAGAATTAACTAGACAATTTCTTGCTGCCTTTCAGCAATCCATTGACAATATACAGTCTGTAGCAACAGAGTTTGAACGAATGGACAACGAATTACAGAAGAATTTTTAG